The proteins below come from a single Salinilacihabitans rarus genomic window:
- a CDS encoding sodium:solute symporter family transporter, translated as MVEILLQGEAFDVAEGGFKLLPALILVGMLVLFLAVGWFFRVAAVDDLWVAGRSIGPIENGMAIGANWMSAASYLGVASLIALAGYFGLAYLVGWTTGYFILLIFMAAQFRRFGKYTAPDFIGDRFYSDFGRGLAALTTLLIAYVYAVGQGSGMGLMAQYIFGVPYEVGVVLLMLVTVGYVALSGMLGATKNMALQYVILIGAFLIGLYAVGWSQGFSSVLPYLQFGDEVAQVASLDEQFTEPFANAGYYTWVATCFTLIVGTCGLPHVLVRFYTVDNERTARWSTVWGLFFICLLYWGTAAYAAFAAILYEDGGYGSYTGMTGVEADATVVMTTALADLPQWLVGLVAAGAVAAALATVAGLFITASSAAAHDIYTNLIKEDASQREQLIVGRVAILVVGLLVTITALNPPGLIAELVAAAFAIAGTVFFPVFFLGLWWENTTREGAIAGMLVGLTLSFGSILDAWFLNLGDGAIQAVLPATSSALVGAPLVMGVIVVVSLVTNDPPEDVKRLVRQCHSPKPMQRTDSAEDVVGGNAPSDD; from the coding sequence ATGGTAGAGATTCTCCTGCAGGGGGAGGCGTTCGACGTCGCCGAGGGCGGCTTCAAACTGCTCCCGGCGCTGATCCTCGTCGGGATGCTGGTGCTTTTCCTCGCGGTCGGCTGGTTCTTCCGCGTCGCCGCGGTCGACGACCTGTGGGTCGCGGGCCGCTCGATCGGGCCCATCGAGAACGGGATGGCGATCGGCGCGAACTGGATGAGCGCCGCCTCCTACCTCGGGGTCGCGTCGCTGATCGCGCTGGCCGGCTACTTCGGGCTGGCGTATCTCGTCGGCTGGACGACGGGGTACTTCATCCTGCTGATCTTCATGGCCGCGCAGTTCCGCCGATTCGGGAAGTACACCGCGCCGGACTTCATCGGTGATCGGTTCTACTCCGACTTCGGTCGCGGCCTCGCGGCGCTGACGACGCTGCTGATCGCGTACGTCTACGCGGTCGGTCAGGGCAGCGGCATGGGGCTGATGGCTCAGTACATCTTCGGCGTCCCCTACGAGGTCGGCGTCGTCCTGCTGATGCTCGTCACGGTCGGCTACGTCGCCCTCTCGGGGATGCTCGGCGCGACCAAGAACATGGCGCTGCAGTACGTCATCCTGATCGGCGCGTTCCTGATCGGGCTGTACGCCGTCGGCTGGTCGCAGGGCTTCTCGTCGGTCCTGCCGTACCTGCAGTTCGGCGACGAGGTGGCCCAGGTCGCCAGCCTCGACGAGCAGTTCACCGAACCGTTCGCCAACGCCGGCTACTACACGTGGGTGGCGACGTGTTTCACCCTGATCGTCGGCACCTGCGGACTCCCGCACGTCCTCGTGCGCTTCTACACGGTCGACAACGAGCGCACCGCGCGCTGGTCGACGGTGTGGGGGCTGTTCTTCATCTGCCTCCTCTACTGGGGCACGGCCGCGTACGCCGCGTTCGCCGCGATCCTGTACGAGGACGGCGGCTACGGCAGCTACACCGGCATGACCGGCGTGGAGGCGGACGCGACCGTCGTGATGACCACCGCGCTCGCCGACCTTCCCCAGTGGCTGGTCGGACTGGTCGCCGCCGGTGCGGTCGCGGCCGCGCTGGCGACGGTCGCGGGGCTGTTCATCACGGCCTCCTCGGCCGCCGCACACGACATCTACACCAACCTCATCAAGGAGGACGCCTCCCAGCGCGAGCAGTTGATCGTCGGCCGGGTCGCGATCCTCGTGGTCGGCCTGCTGGTCACGATCACCGCGTTGAATCCCCCGGGGCTCATCGCCGAACTCGTCGCCGCGGCGTTCGCCATCGCCGGAACCGTTTTCTTCCCGGTGTTCTTCCTCGGACTGTGGTGGGAAAACACCACCCGCGAGGGGGCGATCGCCGGCATGCTCGTCGGTCTGACGCTCTCGTTCGGGTCGATACTCGACGCGTGGTTCCTCAACCTCGGCGACGGGGCGATCCAGGCGGTGCTCCCGGCGACCTCGTCGGCGCTTGTCGGCGCCCCGCTGGTCATGGGAGTCATCGTCGTCGTCTCGCTCGTGACGAACGACCCGCCCGAGGACGTCAAGCGCCTCGTCCGGCAGTGTCACAGCCCGAAACCGATGCAGCGCACGGACTCCGCCGAGGACGTCGTCGGCGGCAACGCCCCCTCTGACGACTGA
- a CDS encoding S8 family peptidase: MSENPTPSRRSVLKATVGAVAGNAVVGLAAADPDETVEVNVGFAADSGRAAAIEAASEVVREFAFDALTIRAAKRSIDGLRRNPNVRYVEENGTMHALAQTTPWGIDRVDADVAHSNGETGAGADIAILDTGIDSDHPDLQANLGSGTAFVECKGGPSICREPWDDDNEHGTHCAGTADAVDNSEGVVGVSTEATLHAVKVLDKRGSGSFSDIAAGIEYVADQGWDVASLSLGASSGSQTLKDAGQYAYNNGVLLVAAAGNDGPCTDCVGYPAAYEEFVAVSATSEDDSLASFSSTGPEVEIAAPGEDVYSTIPGGYDTLSGTSMACPHVSGAGGQLMANGYTNTEARQQLTDTAEDIGLADNEQGSGLLDVAAALGLSS; this comes from the coding sequence ATGTCAGAGAACCCCACACCGAGCAGACGTAGCGTGCTGAAAGCGACCGTCGGCGCCGTCGCCGGGAACGCGGTCGTCGGTCTGGCGGCCGCCGACCCGGACGAGACGGTCGAGGTGAACGTCGGGTTCGCCGCCGACAGCGGCCGGGCCGCGGCCATCGAGGCCGCCTCGGAGGTCGTCCGCGAGTTCGCGTTCGACGCGCTGACGATCCGGGCGGCGAAGCGCTCGATCGACGGCCTCCGGCGGAACCCGAACGTCCGCTACGTCGAGGAGAACGGCACGATGCACGCACTGGCGCAGACGACGCCGTGGGGCATCGACCGCGTCGACGCGGACGTGGCCCACAGCAACGGCGAGACGGGGGCCGGCGCCGACATCGCGATTCTCGACACGGGCATCGACTCCGACCACCCGGACCTGCAGGCCAACCTGGGTTCGGGCACGGCGTTCGTGGAGTGCAAGGGCGGTCCGAGCATCTGCAGAGAGCCCTGGGACGACGACAACGAACACGGCACCCACTGTGCGGGGACCGCCGACGCCGTCGACAACAGCGAAGGTGTCGTCGGCGTCTCGACCGAGGCGACGCTGCACGCGGTCAAGGTCCTCGACAAGCGCGGCAGCGGGTCGTTCTCCGACATCGCGGCGGGCATCGAGTACGTCGCAGACCAGGGCTGGGACGTCGCCAGCCTCAGCCTCGGCGCGAGTTCCGGGTCACAGACGCTCAAAGACGCCGGCCAGTACGCCTACAACAACGGCGTGTTGCTCGTGGCCGCCGCGGGTAACGACGGCCCGTGTACGGACTGTGTCGGCTATCCCGCGGCCTACGAGGAGTTCGTCGCCGTCAGCGCGACGAGCGAGGACGACTCGCTGGCGTCTTTCTCCTCGACCGGCCCCGAAGTCGAGATCGCCGCGCCGGGCGAGGACGTCTACTCGACGATCCCCGGCGGCTACGACACGCTCTCGGGCACCTCGATGGCGTGTCCGCACGTCTCCGGTGCGGGCGGTCAGCTGATGGCCAACGGCTACACGAACACCGAAGCGCGCCAGCAACTGACGGACACGGCCGAAGACATCGGTCTCGCGGACAACGAACAGGGCAGCGGCCTGCTCGACGTCGCCGCGGCGCTCGGTCTCTCGAGTTAA
- the acs gene encoding acetate--CoA ligase — MVDRNGWDGEVPVSDASPRRPPESFVAQANVADEAVHEKFADEWPACWERAAALLDWDEPYDTVLEDDDAPFYRWFTGGRLNAAYNCLDRHVEGGRKNHAAIRWEGKRGESTTYTYRELYVEVNELAASLRELGVEADDVVTIYLPMIPELPTAMLACARIGAPHSVVFAGLSADALATRMDAADSEYLVTCDGYYRRGDAFNQKGKADNALLELDQDVTTVVVDRLGEELPHVLGASEYDYHDLLDAHRGETVDPVSRAAEDMLFLMYTSGTTGRPKGVVHATGGYLSYAAWTSHAVLDVKPEDTYWCAADIGWITGHSYIVYGPLALGTTTLLYEGTPDYPDRNRLWEIIERNAVDVFYTAPTAIRAFMKWGEEYPDRHDLSSLRLLGTVGEPINPRAWEWYHEHVGGGECPIVDTWWQTETGGIAISTLPGVDDMKPGAAGPALPGVDARVVDGAGEAVDPEEAGYLALARPWPGMLRTLYEGDDRFVDEYWRRLSDPDADEWRYFTGDAARVDEDGYVTVLGRVDDVINVSGHRLSTMEVESAIVEVEGVAEAAVVGATGGSDGTDTGIFAYVSTERDADAAAIREAIHEAIEDAIGPIARPEEVVFTPELPKTRSGKIMRRLLADVTNGEELGDTSALRNPEIVGELQAAIREE, encoded by the coding sequence ATGGTCGACCGGAACGGGTGGGACGGAGAGGTCCCCGTCTCCGACGCATCGCCGCGCCGCCCCCCGGAGTCGTTCGTCGCGCAGGCGAACGTCGCCGACGAGGCCGTCCACGAGAAGTTCGCGGACGAGTGGCCGGCGTGCTGGGAGCGGGCGGCGGCGTTGCTCGACTGGGACGAGCCGTACGACACGGTGCTGGAGGACGACGACGCGCCGTTCTACCGGTGGTTCACCGGCGGGCGGCTGAACGCCGCCTACAACTGTCTGGACAGACACGTCGAGGGCGGCCGCAAGAACCACGCCGCCATCCGCTGGGAGGGCAAACGCGGGGAGTCGACGACGTACACCTACCGCGAACTGTACGTCGAGGTGAACGAACTCGCCGCCTCGCTGCGGGAACTCGGGGTCGAGGCGGACGACGTCGTCACCATCTACCTCCCGATGATCCCCGAGTTGCCGACCGCGATGCTCGCCTGCGCGCGCATCGGTGCCCCCCACTCCGTCGTGTTCGCCGGCCTCTCGGCGGACGCGCTCGCGACGCGGATGGACGCCGCCGACAGCGAGTACCTCGTCACCTGCGACGGCTACTACCGCCGCGGCGACGCGTTCAACCAGAAGGGGAAAGCCGACAACGCCCTCCTCGAACTCGACCAGGACGTCACGACGGTCGTCGTCGACCGCCTCGGCGAGGAACTCCCCCACGTCCTCGGCGCGAGCGAGTACGACTACCACGACCTGCTCGACGCCCACCGGGGCGAGACGGTCGACCCCGTCTCGCGTGCCGCCGAGGACATGCTCTTCCTGATGTACACCTCCGGCACCACGGGCCGACCGAAGGGCGTCGTCCACGCGACCGGGGGCTACCTGTCGTACGCGGCGTGGACGAGCCACGCCGTCTTGGACGTCAAGCCCGAGGACACCTACTGGTGTGCGGCGGACATCGGCTGGATCACCGGCCACTCCTACATCGTCTACGGCCCCCTCGCGCTCGGGACCACGACGCTGCTGTACGAGGGGACTCCCGACTACCCCGACCGCAACCGCCTCTGGGAGATCATCGAGCGAAACGCGGTCGACGTCTTCTACACGGCGCCGACGGCGATCCGCGCGTTCATGAAGTGGGGCGAAGAGTACCCCGACCGGCACGACCTCTCCTCGCTCCGGCTACTCGGCACCGTCGGCGAACCGATCAACCCCCGCGCCTGGGAGTGGTACCACGAGCACGTCGGCGGCGGCGAGTGTCCCATCGTCGACACCTGGTGGCAGACCGAGACCGGCGGCATCGCCATCTCGACGCTGCCGGGGGTCGACGACATGAAGCCGGGGGCGGCGGGGCCGGCCTTGCCCGGCGTCGACGCCCGCGTCGTCGACGGCGCCGGGGAGGCGGTCGACCCCGAGGAGGCGGGCTACCTCGCGCTCGCCCGGCCGTGGCCCGGCATGCTGCGGACGCTGTACGAGGGCGACGACCGGTTCGTCGACGAGTACTGGCGTCGGCTCTCCGACCCCGACGCCGACGAGTGGCGCTACTTCACCGGCGACGCCGCCCGGGTCGACGAGGACGGCTACGTCACGGTCCTCGGCCGGGTCGACGACGTGATCAACGTCTCCGGCCACCGCCTGAGCACGATGGAGGTCGAGAGCGCCATCGTCGAGGTCGAGGGCGTCGCCGAGGCCGCCGTCGTCGGCGCGACCGGCGGGAGCGATGGCACGGACACGGGCATCTTCGCCTACGTCAGCACCGAGCGCGACGCCGACGCCGCGGCGATCCGCGAGGCGATCCACGAGGCCATCGAGGACGCCATCGGACCGATCGCCCGGCCCGAGGAGGTCGTCTTCACGCCCGAACTGCCCAAGACCCGCTCGGGCAAGATCATGCGCCGCCTCCTGGCGGACGTCACCAACGGCGAGGAACTCGGCGACACCTCGGCGCTTCGCAACCCCGAAATCGTCGGCGAGTTGCAGGCGGCCATCCGGGAGGAGTGA
- a CDS encoding bacterio-opsin activator domain-containing protein, producing the protein MSAETGRGERLTEAGYEALLDAAETYREALVVRLCAEVGLRPAELSRLTPGAVDRVRTDPPRYLLCVPAADGDEIDRAAYLPARLERELRRYARSNGVGDDERLFPVTPRRLQMLVAEVADRADDPSLSSTSTSDLRRFFARRALAADVNPRAVKAAGGWRSFEALEAYLPEPTDEEVVDAFAAADPETGAGAEASADVPSGGVADAGVVRSLLSATDRCALVRLDEDGYVDRWNRSAATTFGYRAGEVVGTHVSALFTDEDVDRGVPERLLEAALDGRGVEEDGWLVRKDGSRFRATEVVTPLRGEAGRHRGFALFVCDVTAFHDRLESLREEHAALERAHEVARRSRAVATALFEASTHEEVETETCVALADGDAYAFAWIDRTTLSGGARSWRATAGVSPAEVERLADALDDSGDDGVAVREEVEGVAFDGAVASVPLGYGDTVYGTLHVGADRPDAFADDEREWLETLGRQVGYAVAAVRRRNLLLSDTLVELEFACRDGRSFFVDASARLDCRFELDSLVPVSETTQLYYVHLEEAPPAEVFDLAAEDPGIDDCRLIETYEDGWRVEFVVEGSSPTLTLTEYGATVVEMTVADGEATIAVECAADADLRTLVGGLRSAFPDSELLGKREVERSVQTAREFREGLEDRLTDRQEAALRAAYFGGYYDWPRESTAEEIADAMGITSPTLHSHLRKGQRELLRTFFDAPPAEDRQ; encoded by the coding sequence ATGAGCGCGGAGACGGGGCGGGGCGAGCGGCTGACCGAGGCGGGGTACGAGGCGCTGCTCGACGCCGCCGAGACCTACCGCGAGGCGCTCGTCGTCCGCCTCTGTGCGGAAGTCGGCCTCCGTCCCGCGGAACTGTCGCGGCTGACCCCGGGCGCCGTCGACCGGGTCCGGACCGACCCGCCGCGGTATCTGCTGTGCGTGCCGGCGGCCGACGGGGACGAAATCGACCGCGCCGCCTACCTGCCGGCGCGGCTCGAACGCGAACTGCGCCGCTACGCGCGCAGCAACGGCGTCGGGGACGACGAACGGCTGTTCCCCGTGACGCCCCGGCGCCTCCAGATGCTGGTCGCCGAGGTGGCCGACCGCGCCGACGACCCCTCGCTCTCGTCGACCTCGACGAGCGACCTCCGGCGGTTCTTCGCCCGGCGGGCGCTCGCCGCCGACGTCAACCCCCGCGCGGTGAAAGCCGCCGGCGGCTGGCGGAGCTTCGAGGCGCTCGAAGCCTACCTGCCCGAACCGACCGACGAGGAGGTCGTCGACGCGTTCGCGGCCGCCGACCCGGAGACGGGCGCCGGCGCGGAGGCGAGCGCCGACGTCCCGTCCGGGGGCGTCGCCGACGCCGGCGTCGTGCGCTCGCTGCTCTCGGCGACCGACCGCTGCGCGCTGGTCCGCCTCGACGAGGACGGCTACGTCGACCGCTGGAACCGCAGCGCCGCGACCACCTTCGGCTACCGGGCCGGCGAGGTCGTCGGCACCCACGTCTCCGCCCTGTTCACCGACGAGGACGTCGACCGGGGCGTCCCCGAACGGCTGCTGGAGGCGGCACTCGACGGCCGCGGCGTCGAGGAGGACGGCTGGCTCGTCCGCAAGGACGGGTCGCGCTTTCGCGCGACCGAGGTCGTCACGCCGCTGCGCGGCGAGGCCGGCCGCCACCGGGGATTCGCGCTGTTCGTCTGCGACGTCACCGCCTTCCACGACCGCCTCGAATCCCTCCGCGAGGAGCACGCGGCCCTCGAACGCGCCCACGAGGTCGCCCGCCGGAGTCGCGCGGTCGCGACGGCGCTGTTCGAGGCCTCGACCCACGAGGAGGTCGAGACGGAGACGTGCGTCGCGCTGGCCGACGGCGACGCCTACGCGTTCGCCTGGATCGACCGGACGACCCTCTCGGGCGGGGCGCGCTCCTGGCGGGCGACCGCCGGCGTCTCGCCGGCGGAGGTCGAACGACTCGCCGACGCGCTCGACGACTCCGGCGACGACGGCGTCGCGGTCCGCGAGGAGGTCGAGGGCGTCGCGTTCGACGGGGCCGTCGCGTCGGTCCCGCTGGGCTACGGCGACACGGTCTACGGCACCCTCCACGTCGGGGCCGACCGCCCGGACGCGTTCGCCGACGACGAGCGCGAGTGGCTCGAGACGCTCGGCCGGCAGGTCGGCTACGCCGTCGCCGCCGTCCGGCGGCGCAACCTGCTGCTGTCGGACACGCTGGTCGAACTCGAGTTCGCCTGCCGGGACGGCCGCTCGTTCTTCGTCGACGCCTCCGCGCGCCTCGACTGCCGGTTCGAACTCGACTCGCTCGTCCCCGTCTCCGAGACGACCCAGCTCTACTACGTCCACCTCGAAGAAGCCCCGCCGGCGGAGGTCTTCGACCTCGCCGCCGAGGACCCCGGCATCGACGACTGCCGGCTGATCGAGACCTACGAGGACGGCTGGCGCGTCGAGTTCGTCGTCGAGGGCTCCTCGCCGACGCTGACGCTGACCGAGTACGGCGCGACCGTCGTCGAGATGACGGTCGCCGACGGCGAGGCGACGATCGCCGTCGAGTGTGCCGCCGACGCCGACCTCCGGACGCTCGTCGGCGGCCTCCGGTCGGCGTTCCCCGACTCCGAACTGCTCGGCAAACGCGAGGTCGAGCGGTCGGTCCAGACCGCCCGCGAGTTCCGCGAAGGCCTCGAAGATCGCCTGACCGACCGGCAGGAGGCCGCCCTGCGGGCGGCGTACTTCGGCGGCTACTACGACTGGCCCCGCGAGAGCACCGCCGAGGAGATCGCCGACGCGATGGGGATCACCTCGCCGACGCTCCACAGCCACCTCCGGAAGGGCCAGCGCGAACTCCTCCGGACGTTCTTCGACGCCCCGCCCGCCGAGGATCGCCAGTAG
- a CDS encoding DUF4212 domain-containing protein, whose protein sequence is MTDNTTHESDGERAVETDGGVQTADYLNAEINMFKPATPFMRDHLKVIWGFFAIWALFVFGPVTAAAVAPEVMTETEVLGGYPLHFFLTALVAPAGALALSAAYAWQRDRLDEKYGISHEGEAESSGAMAADGGEQ, encoded by the coding sequence ATGACAGACAATACCACCCACGAATCCGACGGCGAACGCGCCGTCGAGACGGACGGAGGCGTACAGACCGCAGACTACCTGAACGCGGAGATAAACATGTTCAAGCCCGCGACCCCGTTCATGCGGGATCACCTGAAGGTGATCTGGGGCTTCTTCGCGATCTGGGCCCTGTTCGTGTTCGGCCCCGTGACCGCCGCCGCGGTCGCGCCGGAGGTCATGACCGAAACCGAGGTGCTTGGCGGCTATCCGCTGCACTTCTTCCTGACGGCGCTGGTCGCGCCGGCCGGGGCGCTCGCCCTCTCGGCGGCGTACGCCTGGCAGCGCGACCGCCTCGACGAGAAGTACGGCATCAGCCACGAAGGGGAAGCCGAGTCGAGCGGCGCGATGGCCGCCGACGGAGGTGAACAATGA
- a CDS encoding BsuPI-related putative proteinase inhibitor gives MPLEGTLDATVDGDAPRLQFSVTNVGDEPVELRFPDACKAEFVVEADDEEVWRFTEGRMFAQVLGSETLDAGETATYEADCDALDPGRYVARAELRARNEDCEASTTLTV, from the coding sequence ATGCCCCTCGAGGGAACGCTCGACGCGACTGTCGACGGCGACGCCCCCCGACTGCAGTTTTCGGTTACCAACGTCGGCGACGAGCCGGTCGAACTCCGTTTCCCGGACGCCTGCAAGGCCGAGTTCGTCGTCGAGGCCGACGACGAAGAGGTGTGGCGGTTCACCGAGGGCCGGATGTTCGCTCAGGTGCTGGGGTCGGAGACGCTCGACGCCGGCGAGACGGCGACCTACGAGGCCGACTGCGACGCGCTCGACCCCGGTCGGTACGTCGCCCGCGCCGAACTCCGGGCGCGCAACGAGGACTGCGAGGCCAGTACGACGCTCACGGTCTGA
- the acs gene encoding acetate--CoA ligase, translated as MTRENAGLEARLAEQESFEPPESFVEQANVADEGIYDEFEENWPACWEQAADLLDWDEPYDTVLEDDDAPFYEWFTGGRLNASANCLDRHVENGAKNRAAIKWEGELGETRTYTYGDLLYEVEAFAAALRDLGVEEDDVVTLYMPMIPELPIAMLACARIGAPHSVVFAGFSADALATRMNAADSEYLVTCDGYYRRGDALDHLSKANEGLGDVEHEVEDVVVVDRLGDAMDHDLAGNQHDYGDLVDAHRGETVDPVSRDAEDMLFLMYTSGTTGQPKGVKHTTGGYLAYTAWTSHAVLDVKPEDTYWCAADIGWITGHSYIVYGPLALGTTTLMYEGTPDYPEKDRMWELVEKNDVDIFYTAPTAIRAFMKWGTEYPDRHDLSSLRLLGTVGEPINPRAWKWYYEHIGGGECPIVDTWWQTETGGMMVTTLPGINTMKPGSAGPPLPGIDARVVDAQGETVEAGNAGYLTVQKPWPGMLRTLYNNDERFLNEYWREYSDEEADEWVYFPEDGAKIDEDGFITVLGRVDDVINVSGHRLGTMEIESAIVGTEGVAEAAVVGGDHEIKGEAVYAYVIPEDGYEGGDDLEAAIVEGVEDAIGPIARPEEVVFTPELPKTRSGKIMRRLLEDIASDNELGDTSTLRNPEIVDEIAAEVQGN; from the coding sequence ATGACACGGGAAAATGCTGGCCTGGAGGCGAGACTCGCAGAACAGGAGTCGTTCGAGCCACCGGAGTCGTTCGTCGAGCAGGCGAACGTCGCCGACGAGGGCATCTACGACGAGTTCGAGGAGAACTGGCCGGCGTGCTGGGAGCAGGCGGCCGACCTGCTCGACTGGGACGAGCCGTACGATACGGTGCTGGAGGACGACGACGCGCCGTTCTACGAGTGGTTCACCGGCGGGCGGCTGAACGCCTCGGCGAACTGCCTCGACAGACACGTCGAGAACGGCGCGAAGAACCGCGCGGCGATCAAGTGGGAGGGCGAACTCGGCGAGACGCGCACGTACACGTACGGGGACCTCCTGTACGAGGTCGAGGCGTTCGCGGCCGCGCTCCGGGACCTCGGCGTCGAGGAGGACGACGTCGTCACGCTGTACATGCCGATGATCCCCGAGTTGCCGATCGCGATGCTCGCCTGCGCGCGCATCGGCGCTCCCCACTCCGTCGTGTTCGCGGGCTTCTCCGCGGACGCGCTCGCGACGCGGATGAACGCCGCCGACAGCGAGTACCTCGTCACCTGCGACGGCTACTACCGCCGCGGCGACGCGCTCGACCACCTCTCGAAGGCCAACGAGGGCCTCGGCGACGTCGAGCACGAGGTCGAGGACGTCGTGGTCGTCGACCGTCTCGGCGACGCGATGGACCACGACCTCGCGGGGAACCAGCACGACTACGGCGACCTCGTCGACGCTCACCGGGGCGAAACGGTCGACCCCGTCTCGCGCGACGCCGAGGACATGCTGTTCCTGATGTACACGTCGGGGACGACGGGCCAGCCCAAGGGGGTCAAGCACACCACGGGCGGCTATCTGGCGTACACGGCGTGGACCTCCCACGCGGTGCTCGACGTCAAGCCCGAGGACACCTACTGGTGTGCGGCGGACATCGGCTGGATCACCGGCCACTCCTACATCGTCTACGGCCCCCTCGCGCTCGGGACGACCACCCTCATGTACGAGGGGACGCCGGACTACCCCGAGAAGGACCGCATGTGGGAACTCGTGGAGAAGAACGACGTGGACATCTTCTACACGGCGCCGACGGCGATCCGCGCGTTCATGAAGTGGGGGACGGAGTACCCCGACCGACACGATCTCTCGTCGCTGCGCCTGCTGGGGACGGTCGGCGAACCGATCAACCCGCGGGCGTGGAAGTGGTACTACGAGCACATCGGCGGCGGCGAGTGTCCCATCGTCGACACCTGGTGGCAGACCGAGACCGGCGGCATGATGGTCACCACGCTACCCGGAATCAACACGATGAAGCCGGGGTCGGCGGGCCCGCCGCTGCCGGGCATCGACGCCCGCGTCGTCGACGCCCAGGGCGAGACGGTCGAGGCCGGGAACGCCGGCTACCTCACCGTCCAGAAGCCGTGGCCGGGGATGCTCCGGACGCTCTACAACAACGACGAGCGGTTCCTCAACGAGTACTGGCGCGAGTACTCCGACGAGGAGGCCGACGAGTGGGTCTACTTCCCCGAGGACGGCGCCAAGATCGACGAGGACGGCTTCATCACCGTGCTCGGCCGGGTCGACGACGTGATCAACGTCTCCGGCCACCGCCTCGGGACGATGGAGATCGAGTCGGCCATCGTCGGCACCGAGGGCGTCGCCGAGGCCGCCGTCGTCGGCGGCGACCACGAGATCAAAGGCGAGGCCGTCTACGCCTACGTCATCCCCGAGGACGGCTACGAGGGCGGCGACGACCTCGAGGCCGCGATCGTCGAGGGCGTCGAGGACGCCATCGGACCGATCGCCCGGCCCGAGGAGGTCGTCTTCACGCCCGAACTGCCCAAGACCCGCTCGGGCAAGATCATGCGCCGCCTGCTCGAAGACATCGCCAGCGACAACGAACTCGGTGACACGTCGACGCTTCGCAACCCCGAGATCGTAGACGAAATCGCCGCGGAGGTCCAGGGGAACTAG